In Salvia miltiorrhiza cultivar Shanhuang (shh) chromosome 4, IMPLAD_Smil_shh, whole genome shotgun sequence, the DNA window GTATTGCAAGTGAAGTAAGCGTAAATCTACAAGGTACATGctcatggctatttatagattacacgttaagggtaaaatggtaatttCATGGCTGGaacatgcgtcttgcgtggtcgggggcataatagtaattCTGCCCTCAAGCGGGAGATTTTcccgctcttttggtgattcctctggcgaagaccatttctctggcgagaatggCTTCTCTGGTGCAAACCGTTTCTCTGACAAGGCCCAtccctctgacttctctgcgGAAGTCCGTTTCTCTGATGAAGCCCGCTCCTCTGGCTTATaacacttctctgctctgcacatattactcctcatcagctactcccccctctggtctgactagtttgCTCTGGAGCAGAGTAATCTAGTCAGAGTGTTCATCCGCGTGGttgacgtcatccgcattaaatgacCGCCCATTTTACAGTGTACTTTTCCGCTTTTCGAGGTTACCTTTTAACCTTCGCGTCTTTTCGTCTCTCCGTAGAAATCCTTGACTGTTGATTATTTCCTTTGTGCCACGTGTCGCCCATCCCGCTAGTTGGTGGTTGCCCGCGTACGTTATACTTAGGCGATTCAAATCCTTactattcatcttcttcttttttactCTTCGCGATTTTCTCTCAACTAttcatttaatgcggatgacgtcaaCCACGCGGACGGAGACACCGCCGAGTTGTTCCTTCAAACCCAAACCCTCAGATTTCAGGGCCACCCTCTGTATAGTTTTGCCGCCCGCAAATCCTACCCCACCAGCTTCCTCAACTCCCTCAACTCCCACGACAAGGGCTTCGTGTCCTTTTACTGCTATGTGAAAACCAACCGTGGCTCCTGGCGTCAATACGATGCCCAAGAGCTGCAATGACATGAATCTCTGACTGCTTATAAGCCTCCTGCTATGGGGAAGCCCTCCGCTGTTAACTTGAGTATAATAGATTTCCTTAATTCCCTCAATAAAGATGCTCCCTTCCCTTGTAAGAAGTTAACTGAAGATAACTCAGCCTTAGCTGCCACCGGACTGTTTCCCTTGTATCCTTCTGGATCTATAGGTAAAAATAGGCGTTAGCAGAtatgtgaaaattatttattacctTGCCTTTGTTGATAAAGCCATATTTGTTTGCAGGGATGTCGTGGAGAAGTAAATGCAGAGCCGATCTCGCATCTGACCGTCCCTCTGGCGAGGAAGGCCAGGGCTCTGGGCAGCCCGTGGACCTCGGGGTAGACGTCTCCCAACTGATACCTGTGGTTCCTGGGGAGACCACTCCTGTGCAGCATTTCCCTCCAGGCAAGGGGAAGGACATGGAGGTGTTGTCCACGTTTAGTCCAGCCAGCCAGAGGGCAGGGGGCTCTGGCTCTGGCCAAACCCGAGAGAAATCCGCCATTCCAGTGGTGGATATTGAGGACGATGTGCCCATATCTCAAATACTCCACAACATCCCAACTCCCGATTCCCGCTTAgtccaaaagaagagaaaaactgCCACGCTGGCCCTTGCAGCAAAGAGACGCAAGGAGAGCCTGCAAAAGGCCAGCAAGTTTGTGGACCCTGAGGCTGGGTCGGCAGGTGAAGCGGAGGCGGTCTCCGTGGATGCTGAAGGGGGCAAGGCATTGGCCTCGCCCGCAGGGGAGTCAGAGGCCTCTAGCTCCAAACCAATCTCGGCTCTGAAGGGGCGAGATTTTGTCCACGCTCTGCTTTCCCACATCCACGCAGAAGATAAAGAAGACGGCGTTGGATAACCAACTTAGCCAGTTGGTTCTTCAGGTGCCCTGCATTATTTACCATGTTTAAATGATTTTACTACTAACCTCTcgatttctctgccctgacaTTTTTTCCATCATTTCTCTGCAGCTGGAGTCCCGGGTCGGGGAAGTGATCCAGTGCATCGATGACTATGGTGCACTGGAGAATGACTTGGAGGCAGAGAAGCAGCGGACGGCGCAACACGACGAGGAGGTCGCCGGTACCGTGGAGCGGTACAGCAAAGCCGAGGCAGACGTGGCCGAGCTGCGGGCCCAACTTGCTCAGGCGGAGGTGAAGAAGGCCTCTCTAGCCTCTAAGCTAGAGAGGGCCAAGAAGGAGGGCTACGATAACCTCGCCAAGTTCCGGGCGAGGTACGACGAGGAGTATAAGGAGGCCAAGCGTGGCTGGAGGAGAGCCTGTACAGGTGCTCAGAACCGTGGCTACGCTCTGGGGGCCCGGGACCAACGCTTGGAGTTCTTCCTGTCTCCCCAAGGCCAACAATTCCTAGGTATGATGCTGGAGGGTACCTTGGCGACCTTTCAGCGGACTCCGGATTACCTTAAGGGATTCGGCTCCATCTTCGCCCACGTGATAAAGCAAACGGCGACGAAGGCGGCGGAGATGGTGGGTGCGTCCCCGGAACAAGTCGCTGCTCTGGACATGGAGGTCCTGATGGACAATATCAAGGATGAGGACCTGAACAGGCTACTGGGGATCACTGCTGAGTCCCCAAAGAAGCTCGAGTGGTGGTACCTTGTTTTGGAGAAGGCCCTCCCCCAATTTACCTTTGGGGTCTGCTCTGAACCGGCACCTGCTGCTCCCATATACCGGCCTCCCTTCTGCCCCTCTCTGGTGAAGTTCGTGAACCAGCTGAGGGGTCAGACTGGTGATAGCTCTTTGGGGTTCTCCCGCTTCAGCATGGAGCCTCCTCTTCCCTCCGGTTTCCAGGCCTCAGCCTTTGAAGATCTGGCCTCCCTCTCTGCTGCGGTGGATCAACTCTATGCCCTGTATAAAGATGAAACAAATTATGCGTAGGAGGCATTGAAGTTGTTGGACGTGGAGGCCCGTCTCCCCGCGATAAAAGACTCTGGCACGTTGCTAGTGTTTGAGGCAGGGGGGCGCTCTGGCGAGGCTTTTGAGGCTGTTGTTGATGCCGTTATTCCGGTTGCTGCGAATCCTCCCGTCTCTGCCGCTCATGAGTCCACTGTCCCTGCTCCTCCCTCCTGACTGCCCTGCTATCCCTTCCTCTGGCCTTAtcagcattttttttttgtaatcaCAGACTTGTAAATATTTAGTATCTATTTTGATCTTAATGTACAATCCTGCCGTTTTGGCATTATAAATGGAATTACCTCATGACTCTTTTATTCCTTTAATTTCTATGCTGGTTCTACATTCACTTGTCCTTCGTATTGTTTTATTGTTTGTTGTAGTTGATGTGAGCTTGCATTCCAGGACCTCGAGATGTGATGCATGTTTTTGTTGTGAGTAgaattcttattttttgttgaagtgtTCGTGGTTCTTCTGGTCGGCTTTCTTCTGAGCAGCTTTCCTGGTTATGCTTTCTGTCTGACACCTCTGGATGATCCCTCTAAATGATCCTTCTGAGTCCCCTTTCCGGGGATATCTTTGGTTCGTCCCTCTGTGGTTACTCTGTCTCATTTCTCTGGATATCTCTCTGACTCCTCCTTCTGGGATTGCTCTGACTCCTCATTCGGGAATTTCTCTGAATCCTGTTtcgaggatttctctgactcctcctTCTGAATCATCCCTTCGCTGCTCCATTTGCTGCTTTCCTTCGCTGCTTCCCCTCGCTGCTTCTCTTCTTGCTTAGttggaacactctgcgcggagcatggaagacccggagggtgcaaccaactttcgcggcttacgattaaagaaacaccctgcacggagcctAGAAGacccgggggtgcaaccaactttcgtggcttacggttaaatagtaactctctgcgcggagcatggaggacccggggggtacaaccaactttcgcggcttacgattcaacagtaaccctctgcgcggagcatggaggacccggggagtgcaaccaactttcgcgacttacgattcaacagtaaccctctgcgcggagcatggaagaccctgggggtgcaaccaactttcgcggcttacgattcaacagtagccctctgcgcggagcatggaggacccggggggtgcaaccaactttcgcagcttacgattcaacagtaaccctctgcgcggagaatggaagacccggggggtgcaaccaactttcgcggcttacaattcaacagtaaccctctgcgcggagcatggaggacccggggggtgcaaccaactttcgcggcttacgattcaacagtaaccctctacgcggagcatggaagaccctgggggtgcaaccaactttggCGGCTCACGATTCAACaataaccctctgcgcggagcatggaggacccggtgGGTGcagccaactttcgcggcttacgattcaacagtaaccctctgcgcggagaatagaagaccctgggggtgcaaccaactttcgcggcttacgattcaagtgatttctctgctcttcCCTCGGCCCTGCCTTTGGTGTTTATTtatcccttgacttgctaagcagcaatttgaatttgtaaattgtggattatgggtatataccctactcccccctctggtgacatgtacaatgctctgcatgaacatgttaactGAAATATGTAATTTGGAAAGCAATAATTTAAAGTAAATGagtcaacaccagggaattccctagaaccacgtatccgattttattgatatcatggccccgaatCTCGTTAAAATCcttgtggggaaaaagagtattcggtctatAATTTGTCATGTCATCGAATCAACATTacacatagaactttttcaGAGTATTTATGTTCCACggtctggggagagctctgaCGTCTGGATCCAACAAAGTGTACGCTTCGCCGCCCAGGACCTCGGTGATGATGAAGGGACCCTCCCAATTAGGTTCGAACTTGCCCACTGGCTTCAATGCATTGGATCTCTTGAGGACTAGGTCGCCCTTGGCTAGCTTCCTTGCTCTGACCCTCTTGTCGTATCCCGCCTTGATGATGCTTTtgtacttcgctgctctgacttgaGCTTCCTCCCTCTGCGCTTCGACAAGATCAAGCTCTGTTCTTCGGAGTTCGGAATTTTGCTCCGTGTCGTAGGTAGTAATGCGATATGACTCCAGTCTGGCCTCCACTGGTATTACTGCATTGGACCCGTATACCAGGGTGAAAGGCGCCTCTCCGATTGCTGTAtttgggctagttcggtaggcccaaaGGACAGTGTCTAACTCCTCGATCcatttccctctgctctgattcagCCGCTTTTTGATCCCCTCGCAGATTGATCTATTTGCTAGCTCCACCTATCCATTTGCTTGAGGATGAGCCACGGACACGAACCACTGAGTGATGTCATTCGGTCACAGAAGTCAGCAATCCTCTGCCTTGTGAATTGGGTTCCATTGTCTGATACAATGATCCTTGGAACGCCAAACCGGCAACATATGTTTCGCCAGATGAATCGCTCCACCGTTACTTCGTCGAACTGGCAACATAACTCCCATGGTTTCCCCTGGCACATTGATTCTCCCCGCATGTCTCTAGCAAGCCTCGCATTTGCGGACGAATTTCCTGGCGTCCTTGTTGACGTTAGGCCAATAAAACCCTGCACGAATTATTTTTCGTACGAGATCCCTgaatcccgtatgcccaccacagcaacctgcatgaatttcttttaaagcaaaattagcttctTCGGGCGATAAACATTTTAATAAAGGCTGAGTAAAGGATTGCTtgtagagttgatcattgatcaaGCAATAATTCTCGTATCGAGCCCTCTAATTAGATTCTTTGCTCAACCGTTCCCCTGTCTTGAGAAAGTGTATAATTGGggcccgccaatcatccctgATTTCCACTGAAAAGACCTGTGAAGtccccatctctctggtatcgcAGAGCAATATGATCTCATCATTCCACGTCTGTTCTACCGCGCTGGCCATCCGCACCAACAAGTCTGCCTTTGTATTTTCTTCCCAGAAAATTTACTCGATTTTAAACTCCATGAatttttgtttcatttcatTGATTTTGCAGTGATATGCTTTCATTCGATGGTCTTTGACATGATACGCCCCCGACAATTGTTGAGCCACTAATTGGGAATTGGTTCTGATGATAACACATTCAGCCCTCAGCTCTGACAAGATAtgcgcccctctgaccacggcctcttACTCGGCCTCGTTGTTGGACATCCAgcaagtgaatttgatggcaAACTGGTATATCCCATAGCTTGGGGAGATGATGTACACCCCAATTCTGCACCCTTCCTTTGTTACCGATCCATCAACGAAAGCAATCCAAAATTCTTGCACAGGTCGTCGAGTGGTTTCTTGGATGAAGTCCGCAAGAGCTTGCGCTTTGATTGTCGTTCTTGGCTCATATTCGACGTCATACTCCCCCAATTCCGCAGCCCACTTGACCATTCTTCCTGACAAATTCGGTCGCCCCAGCACCTGCCTGAAAGGTAAAGCAGTTCGCACCACTACCTGATGTGATAAGAAATAAGGCCTCAGTTTCCGTGCCgtgaccatgaccgcca includes these proteins:
- the LOC131023117 gene encoding uncharacterized protein LOC131023117, whose amino-acid sequence is MASAVEQTWNDEIILLCDTREMGTSQVELANRSICEGIKKRLNQSRGKWIEELDTVLWAYRTSPNTAIGEAPFTLVYGSNAVIPVEARLESYRITTYDTEQNSELRRTELDLVEAQREEAQVRAAKYKSIIKAGYDKRVRARKLAKGDLVLKRSNALKPVGKFEPNWEGPFIITESVPTKQEEKQRGEAAKESSKWSSEGMIQKEESEKSSKQDSEKFPNEESEQSQKEESERYPEK